One Paracidovorax avenae ATCC 19860 genomic region harbors:
- a CDS encoding AMP-dependent synthetase/ligase — translation MSDTFPRLLLRHAAERPQAAALREKEYGIWQTTTWARLAQLVEQLAAGLDAAGLARGEHLVVIGANRPRLYATMLAAQSLGAIPVPLYQDAVAAECVYPLNNAEVRFCVVEDQEQVDKLLEIRAQCPAIAGIFYDDPRGLRNYAEPGLQSIDALLEDGARIAGTAPGWLAARAGSVQPDDVAAMFFTSGTTGNPKGVVHTHATLLDRATAGAEFDRLTAAEDVLAYLPPAWIGQNIFSYAQWLACGYVVNCPESAATVSIDLKEIGPTYYFAPPRIFEGLLTSVTIRMEDAGAFKRWLYRTCMAHARRVGPALQSGQAVGWWDRLRYAAGDLLVYGPLRNTLGFSRVRVAYTAGEAIGPDLFTFYRSIGINLKQLYGSTETAVFVCLQPDDAVHADTVGVPIRGVEIKVDGNGEILVKSAGLLRGYYKNPEATAEVLTPDGWYRTSDAGFLDASGQLKIIDRVKDVGRLAGGAHDGAMFAPKYVENKLKFFPHIKEAVALGNGRDKVCALINIDFEAVGNWAERQNLPYAGYTDLAAKPEVLALIRDCVEKVNADLAADGLLAGSQVARFLVLHKELDADDGELTRTNKVRRGFIADKYGVLVDALYAGRAEQFIETQVKFEDGRTGRVSATLRIEDAKTFPPVRQAA, via the coding sequence ATGAGCGATACCTTTCCCCGACTGCTGTTGCGCCACGCGGCCGAACGCCCCCAGGCCGCCGCGTTGCGCGAGAAGGAATACGGCATCTGGCAGACCACCACCTGGGCGCGCCTGGCGCAGCTGGTGGAGCAGCTGGCCGCGGGCCTGGACGCCGCGGGCCTGGCGCGCGGCGAGCACCTGGTGGTGATCGGCGCGAACCGCCCGCGGCTCTACGCCACGATGCTCGCGGCGCAGTCGCTGGGCGCCATCCCCGTGCCGCTCTACCAGGACGCCGTGGCGGCCGAATGCGTCTATCCGCTGAACAATGCCGAGGTGCGCTTCTGCGTGGTGGAGGACCAGGAGCAGGTGGACAAGCTGCTGGAGATCCGCGCGCAGTGCCCCGCCATCGCCGGCATCTTCTACGACGATCCGCGCGGCCTGCGCAACTACGCCGAGCCGGGCCTGCAATCGATCGATGCGCTGCTGGAAGACGGCGCGCGCATCGCCGGCACCGCGCCGGGCTGGCTCGCCGCGCGCGCCGGATCCGTGCAGCCCGATGACGTGGCCGCGATGTTCTTCACTTCCGGCACCACGGGCAACCCCAAGGGCGTGGTGCACACGCATGCCACGCTGCTGGACCGCGCCACGGCCGGTGCCGAATTCGACCGGCTCACCGCCGCCGAGGACGTGCTCGCCTACCTGCCGCCCGCCTGGATCGGGCAGAACATCTTCAGCTATGCGCAGTGGCTGGCCTGCGGCTACGTGGTGAACTGCCCCGAGTCGGCCGCCACGGTGTCGATCGACCTCAAGGAGATCGGGCCCACCTACTATTTCGCGCCGCCGCGCATCTTCGAAGGCCTGCTCACGAGCGTGACGATCCGCATGGAAGACGCGGGCGCCTTCAAGCGCTGGCTGTACCGCACCTGCATGGCGCACGCGCGCCGCGTGGGCCCGGCGCTGCAGAGCGGGCAGGCGGTGGGCTGGTGGGACCGGCTGCGTTACGCGGCAGGCGATCTGCTGGTCTACGGCCCGCTGCGCAACACGCTGGGCTTCTCGCGGGTGCGCGTGGCCTACACGGCCGGCGAGGCGATCGGGCCGGACCTGTTCACGTTCTACCGTTCGATCGGCATCAACCTCAAGCAGCTCTACGGCTCCACCGAGACGGCGGTGTTCGTGTGCCTGCAGCCCGACGACGCGGTGCATGCCGACACCGTGGGCGTGCCGATCCGCGGCGTGGAGATCAAGGTGGACGGCAACGGCGAGATCCTCGTGAAATCCGCGGGCCTGCTGCGCGGCTACTACAAGAACCCCGAAGCGACGGCCGAAGTACTCACGCCGGACGGCTGGTACCGCACGAGCGATGCGGGCTTTCTCGACGCGAGCGGCCAGCTCAAGATCATCGACCGCGTGAAGGACGTGGGCCGCCTCGCGGGCGGCGCGCACGACGGGGCGATGTTCGCACCCAAGTACGTGGAGAACAAGCTCAAGTTCTTCCCGCACATCAAGGAGGCCGTGGCGCTCGGCAACGGCCGCGACAAGGTCTGTGCGCTGATCAACATCGATTTCGAGGCGGTGGGCAACTGGGCCGAGCGGCAGAACCTGCCGTACGCGGGCTACACCGACCTCGCCGCCAAGCCCGAGGTGCTGGCGCTGATCCGCGACTGCGTGGAGAAGGTGAACGCCGACCTCGCGGCCGACGGCCTGCTCGCGGGCAGCCAGGTCGCCCGCTTCCTGGTGCTGCACAAGGAGCTGGACGCCGACGACGGCGAACTCACGCGCACCAACAAGGTCCGCCGCGGCTTCATCGCCGACAAATACGGCGTGCTGGTCGATGCGCTCTACGCGGGCCGCGCCGAGCAGTTCATCGAGACGCAGGTGAAGTTCGAGGACGGGCGCACGGGCCGCGTAAGCGCCACGCTGCGCATCGAGGACGCGAAGACCTTCCCGCCCGTGCGGCAGGCCGCCTGA